Proteins encoded together in one Carassius auratus strain Wakin chromosome 32, ASM336829v1, whole genome shotgun sequence window:
- the LOC113051531 gene encoding U3 small nucleolar ribonucleoprotein protein MPP10-like, whose amino-acid sequence MANGEGSTLESCLQLLNSNTIHPELFLSVQDALASDFKSLTKTLYDLHKAHEPTDCKGSPLEQLVIENFDEEQIWQELELQNTALLTHFEEEVEQAVTDDTLTFLKDPEEEEEDEDVDNGEIANHLEEESAEEDEEDDDDMDREEEVKQRLRPSASNEAEDFSGEDSDLDFDVDQFEKKNKPQQSAAKLSKSNRTPSEVDDRFFKLSEMEAFLDDMDKREGKESAEEDIDYFQNLPSDDDQELSFDKPVGLKKLRKNKSSRDLKYKDFFASVDGEPEQTDQDEEKEPESNDDYEGKEDDDGDLEEEDEEDMNEEDFDTEEDDTGDGARNALRKVTFDLPDDSEGEEVEDILGGKAKNMPKPESKSSFEKRREKMAQKIEELENAALSEKPWQLTGEVSAQTRPENSMLEEDIAFDQASRMAPAITEETTLQLEDIIKQRIKDQVWDDVVRKEKPKEEVFEYKKRLTLDHEKSKLSLAEVYEQEYIKQTQEKKEEEENPAHVEIQKLMDTLFLKLDALSNFHFTPKPHIPEVKVVSNLPSITMEEVAPVNASDATLLAPEEIKEKNKAGDILGDTEKTTTDKKRERRKKKKLKHLKIKEREKRQKLKEVMKGDQNKKKSKTEVEQTLKKLTKGGKAKILTNDGMDKALRSSQAFFSQLQDQVKSQIKGSKDQTAKKKRQKEISANKLKL is encoded by the exons ATGGCGAACGGAGAGGGCAGCACACTGGAGAGCTGCTTACAGTTACTAAACAGCAACACAATACACCCGGAGCTATTTCTCAG CGTCCAGGATGCCCTGGCATCAGACTTCAAATCACTTACCAAGACACTTTATGATCTACATAAAGCCCACGAGCCTACAGACTGCAAAGGCAGCCCACTGGAACAGCTGGTCATCGAAAACTTTGATGAGGAGCAGATCTGGCAGGAGCTGGAGCTCCAGAACACTGCTTTACTGACACACTTTGAGGAGGAGGTTGAGCAAGCTGTCACAGATGACACTTTAACGTTTCTCAAAGATccagaggaagaagaggaggatgaagatgtTGATAACGGGGAAATTGCTAATCATTTGGAAGAAGAGAGTgcagaggaagatgaggaggatgatgatgatatgGACAGAGAGGAGGAAGTTAAGCAGAGGTTGAGACCATCTGCAAGCAACGAGGCCGAAGACTTCTCTGGCGAAGACTCGGATTTGGACTTTGATGTAGatcaatttgagaaaaaaaacaaaccgcAACAGTCAGCTGCCAAATTATCAAAGTCTAACAGGACTCCATCAGAAGTGGATGACAGGTTTTTTAAACTGTCCGAAATGGAGGCGTTTTTGGATGACATGGATAAAAGAGAAGGCAAGGAGAGCGCAGAGGAGGACATCGACTACTTTCAGAATTTGCCGTCTGATGATGACCAGGAACTCAGCTTTGATAAACCAGTAGGGCTGAAAAAACTGAGAAAG AACAAAAGCTCCAGAGATCTGAAATACAAAGATTTCTTTGCTTCAGTGGATGGAGAGCCTGAACAGACTGATCAAGACGAAGAGAAGGAACCGGAATCTAATGATGATTATGAGGGAAAAGAAGATGATGACGGTGATctggaggaggaagatgaagaggatATGAATGAGGAAGATTTTGATACAGAGGA GGATGACACGGGTGATGGAGCAAGAAATGCTTTACGCaaggtgacctttgaccttccTGATGACAGTGAGGGTGAGGAAGTGGAAGATATTCTAGGTGGAAAAGCCAAAAACATGCCTAAACCTGAGTCCAAGTCATCCTTTGAAAAGAGACGGGAAAag ATGGCACAAAAGATTGAAGAACTGGAGAACGCTGCGTTGTCTGAGAAGCCGTGGCAGCTGACAGGAGAGGTGAGCGCTCAGACTCGACCCGAGAACAGCATGCTGGAAGAGGATATAGCGTTTGACCAGGCCTCTAGGATGG CTCCAGCAATCACAGAGGAAACTACCTTACAGCTTGAGGATATTATCAAACAGAGAATCAAAGATCAG GTGTGGGATGATGTGGTAAGGAAAGAGAAGCCTAAAGAGGAGGTGTTTGAGTATAAGAAGAGACTCACTCTGGACCATGAGAAGAGCAAACTGAGTCTTGCTGAAGTTTATGAGCAAGAATATATCAAACAGACACAG GAaaagaaggaagaggaagagaaccCAGCACATGTAGAAATCCAGAAACTCATGGACACACTCTTCCTTAAATTGGATGCGCTATCAAACTTCCACTTTACACCAAAACCG CATATTCCTGAGGTGAAAGTGGTTTCCAACTTGCCTTCTATTACTATGGAGGAAGTGGCTCCGGTCAATGCCAGTGACGCCACACTGCTGGCTCCAGAGGAGATTAAG GAGAAGAATAAGGCAGGAGACATACTCGGAGACACAGAAAAAACCACCACAGATAAGAAACGAGAGCGACGGAAGAAGAAGAAACTGAAGCATCTGAAGATTAAAGAGCGGGAGAAGAGACAGAAACTCAAAGAGGTGATGAAAGGAGACCAGAATAAGAAGAAGAGTAAAACCGAGGTCGAACAGACTCTCAAGAAACTTACTAAAGGAGGAAAAGCCAAAATACTCACG AATGATGGCATGGATAAGGCTCTGCGTTCCTCTCAAGCTTTCTTCTCCCAATTACAAGACCAAGTCAAGAGCCAAATCAAGGGCTCGAAGGACCAGACGGCaaagaaaaagagacaaaaagagaTTTCTGCCAACAAGCTTAAGTTGTAA